In Deferribacterota bacterium, the sequence TATACTATTTACCCTACCATAAGAGAATATAGCTGTAATAAATGATATATATTCTTTATGCCCTTCTAATATATATACTAGCTCAAGGGGATCACTTTTAATATATATGGAGTTGTTAAACTCTTTATATATTTGATGATAAAAATTAGTTCTGCTTCTTGCAAGAATTACATTTTCCATATAAAACTATTTCATATCCATCAATATCCCCATAACCATCTAGATCTTTAAATAAATCCTTCTGGTTAATTTCAATATCATATAGAGAACCACAGTATTTACAATAGAAATGGCCGTGCAGCTCTGTATCTGGGTCAAACCTGCAACTCTTTTCATCTGTTTTAAGCTGCCTAACAATCCCTTGCTTAACTAAAATCTCCAATGTATTATATACAGTTGCAAAGGACATATTTTTCTTTTCCTTTCTTATGTTCTCAAATATATCTATTGCTGTTGGATGATTTTTATTACCATCTAAATATTCAACAATCCACATCCTTGGTTTTGTTACCTTTAAACCACTTTTCTTCAACGCTTCAATTGCATTATCTTTAAACATTATTGCCTCCTAATCAACAACAAT encodes:
- a CDS encoding Fur family transcriptional regulator, which produces MFKDNAIEALKKSGLKVTKPRMWIVEYLDGNKNHPTAIDIFENIRKEKKNMSFATVYNTLEILVKQGIVRQLKTDEKSCRFDPDTELHGHFYCKYCGSLYDIEINQKDLFKDLDGYGDIDGYEIVLYGKCNSCKKQN